A stretch of Acidobacteriota bacterium DNA encodes these proteins:
- a CDS encoding DEAD/DEAH box helicase — MPFSALKLHPSLLKSVKEMGFARPTPIQLDAIPPALEGRDVLACAMTGSGKTAAFLLPLIHRLIDTPRGNTRALVLTPTRELAAQILEDLKDLAVHTPITGAVVIGGVGMGPQEHAFRSGADVIIATPGRLMDHMRQSYAKLQHLEYLVLDEADRMLDMGFLPEIRKILRQLPSKRQTLFFSATMPQPIIQLTHEMLKDPARLQIERKAAPAVGITQAVYPVSQELKSQLLLTLLQRGEMDDALVFTRTKHRANRLADFLIRNKINADRIHGNRSQPQRMAALAAFKNGSVRVLVATDIAARGIDVQELGHVVNFDVPLVPEDYIHRVGRTARAEATGDAFTFVAPQEESDLRSIEAAIHKRLPRVTVPDFDYNAKPPAALEIPLAERIKAIRERKAGERARAADKQRRRGGSGGGAPAPRSGGPSGSRPGGGSFSPRRPGGGSSRGPARRRP, encoded by the coding sequence GTGCCTTTTAGTGCTCTCAAACTTCACCCCAGCTTGCTCAAAAGCGTGAAAGAGATGGGCTTTGCCCGTCCCACGCCCATCCAGCTGGATGCCATTCCTCCCGCGCTCGAAGGGCGCGATGTGCTGGCCTGCGCCATGACCGGCAGCGGCAAGACGGCGGCGTTCCTGCTGCCGTTGATTCACCGTCTGATCGACACGCCCCGCGGCAACACGCGTGCGCTGGTGCTGACGCCCACGCGTGAACTCGCCGCGCAGATTCTTGAGGACCTCAAGGATCTGGCCGTGCACACGCCTATCACCGGGGCCGTGGTCATCGGTGGTGTGGGCATGGGCCCGCAGGAACATGCCTTCCGCAGCGGGGCAGACGTCATCATCGCCACACCCGGCCGGCTCATGGATCACATGCGCCAGTCTTACGCCAAACTCCAGCACCTGGAATACCTCGTGCTCGACGAGGCGGATCGCATGCTCGACATGGGGTTCCTGCCGGAGATTCGGAAGATCCTCAGGCAGCTTCCGTCCAAGCGCCAGACACTGTTCTTCAGCGCCACCATGCCGCAGCCGATCATTCAGCTCACGCATGAAATGCTGAAGGACCCGGCGCGTCTGCAGATCGAGCGCAAGGCCGCCCCAGCCGTGGGCATTACGCAGGCCGTGTATCCGGTGTCGCAGGAACTCAAGTCGCAGTTGCTGCTCACACTCCTCCAGCGCGGGGAGATGGACGATGCGCTGGTGTTTACGCGGACGAAGCACCGGGCGAACCGCCTGGCTGACTTCCTCATTCGCAACAAGATCAACGCGGATCGCATTCACGGCAACAGGTCGCAGCCCCAGCGCATGGCGGCGCTGGCGGCGTTCAAGAACGGAAGCGTGCGTGTGCTCGTGGCCACCGACATCGCTGCGCGCGGTATCGATGTGCAGGAACTGGGCCACGTCGTGAACTTCGACGTGCCGCTGGTGCCTGAGGATTACATCCACCGCGTCGGCCGCACCGCGCGGGCCGAAGCCACGGGTGATGCGTTCACGTTTGTGGCTCCGCAGGAGGAGTCGGACTTGCGCAGCATCGAAGCGGCCATCCACAAGCGCTTGCCGCGAGTGACGGTGCCCGACTTTGACTACAACGCGAAGCCGCCGGCGGCGCTTGAGATTCCGCTGGCCGAGCGCATCAAGGCCATTCGCGAGCGCAAGGCGGGCGAGCGCGCACGCGCGGCCGACAAGCAGCGGCGTCGCGGCGGCAGTGGTGGCGGCGCACCTGCGCCGCGGTCGGGCGGTCCCTCCGGATCGCGTCCGGGTGGCGGATCGTTTTCGCCCCGGCGTCCCGGCGGCGGTTCCTCACGCGGCCCGGCTCGGCGCAGGCCCTAA
- a CDS encoding MATE family efflux transporter has protein sequence MKDLTTGSVSRHLLNTTAMMLVGMVLQTLYVLVDLYWVGHLGTTAVTAAGIGGNVAFIVLAATQALGVGTTSLIAQAAGRKDAVEATHVFGQSQLMAVFIGTAFFLVSLVALDSYVTLLAADAATAAMAHEFLRFFLPAMALQFPLVSMGAALRGTGRFGPGMWVHAGSVALNMILSPIFMFGWGIGEPMGIAGAALGTLVSVAAGTVGMAWYFLPQDAYLRFATVRWKLDLPRWRAILRIGIPAGAEFAFLAAYMVVVYSVARPFGAAAQAGFGIGMRVLQSGFLPVVALGFAVGPVAGQNFGAGKFDRVKATFRDAAGMAGGAMLIFASVAHFFPESFIRPFSTDPLVLAAGVTYLRIVSFSFVPSGITFVTSSLFQGLGNSVPPLISAATRTILQVALIVTLSRWPGFSLTWIWWLAVSTIGLQLAMNLWFLRREYRERLVMPAAVA, from the coding sequence ATGAAAGACCTGACTACGGGGTCGGTGTCGCGGCACCTGCTGAATACCACCGCGATGATGCTGGTGGGCATGGTCCTGCAGACGCTGTACGTGTTGGTGGACCTCTACTGGGTGGGACACCTTGGCACCACCGCCGTCACGGCCGCCGGCATCGGAGGCAACGTGGCGTTCATCGTGCTGGCTGCCACGCAGGCGCTTGGGGTCGGCACCACGTCACTCATCGCGCAGGCGGCGGGCCGCAAGGATGCGGTCGAAGCCACGCATGTGTTCGGACAGTCGCAGTTAATGGCCGTCTTCATCGGCACTGCGTTTTTTTTGGTCTCGCTCGTCGCTCTTGACAGCTACGTCACCTTGCTCGCGGCCGACGCGGCCACCGCGGCGATGGCGCATGAGTTCCTGCGCTTCTTCCTGCCCGCGATGGCCTTGCAGTTCCCACTGGTCTCGATGGGCGCGGCGCTGCGCGGCACCGGGCGCTTCGGTCCCGGCATGTGGGTGCACGCCGGTTCGGTGGCGCTCAACATGATCCTGAGTCCGATCTTCATGTTCGGCTGGGGTATTGGTGAACCGATGGGGATCGCGGGTGCGGCGCTGGGCACACTGGTGTCTGTGGCCGCCGGCACGGTCGGCATGGCGTGGTATTTCCTGCCGCAGGACGCGTACCTGCGATTTGCCACGGTGCGATGGAAGCTCGACCTGCCGCGGTGGCGGGCGATCCTCAGGATCGGCATTCCTGCCGGTGCGGAGTTCGCGTTCCTGGCCGCCTACATGGTGGTGGTGTATTCGGTGGCCCGGCCGTTTGGCGCGGCGGCGCAAGCCGGATTCGGCATCGGCATGCGCGTGCTCCAGTCGGGCTTCCTGCCGGTGGTGGCGCTGGGGTTTGCCGTGGGTCCGGTGGCAGGACAGAACTTCGGCGCCGGCAAGTTCGATCGCGTGAAGGCCACGTTCCGCGACGCGGCGGGCATGGCCGGCGGCGCCATGCTCATCTTCGCCTCGGTCGCGCACTTCTTTCCGGAGTCGTTCATCCGGCCGTTTTCCACAGACCCGCTCGTGCTGGCGGCGGGCGTCACATACCTGCGCATCGTGTCGTTCAGCTTCGTGCCATCAGGCATCACGTTCGTGACGTCGAGCCTCTTCCAGGGGCTGGGCAACAGTGTGCCGCCTCTTATCTCTGCCGCCACCCGCACGATTCTTCAGGTGGCGCTGATCGTCACGCTCTCGCGCTGGCCTGGCTTCAGCTTGACGTGGATCTGGTGGCTCGCGGTCAGCACGATCGGGCTGCAGCTGGCGATGAACCTCTGGTTCCTTCGCCGCGAGTATCGTGAACGACTGGTCATGCCGGCTGCGGTCGCCTGA
- the rfaD gene encoding ADP-glyceromanno-heptose 6-epimerase produces the protein MIAVTGAAGFLGSAVIWGLNQREQRGILCVDTDLSAHRYENLKPLRYAAYLCHDEFLGAMARGSYKGRLAAVIHLGACSSTTETNWDYLRENNLEYSKTLCQAALEGGARFIQASSAATYGDGAQGYSDDHAGLDALKPLNLYARSKHEFDLWARDNGALNTIASLKYFNVYGPNEWHKGDMRSMVCKGYEQIRDTGRVKLFKSDRPEFPDGGQRRDFLYVKDAVAMTLWLLDHPEHHGIFNVGSGVSTDWNRLMGAIFAALNLPPVIEYFDMPEAIAKAYQYDTCADMTKLRAAGYTAAATSVEDAVREYVVDHLVTGKHLEPR, from the coding sequence ATGATTGCAGTCACTGGGGCGGCGGGTTTTCTGGGCAGTGCGGTGATCTGGGGCCTGAACCAGCGAGAGCAACGCGGCATCCTCTGTGTCGACACCGACCTTTCGGCCCACCGGTACGAAAACCTGAAGCCCCTGCGATATGCCGCGTATCTGTGCCACGACGAATTTCTGGGCGCCATGGCCCGAGGGTCTTACAAGGGCCGGCTGGCGGCGGTGATTCACCTGGGCGCCTGCAGCAGCACGACAGAAACCAACTGGGACTACCTTCGCGAGAACAACCTCGAGTATTCCAAGACGCTGTGCCAGGCCGCGCTCGAGGGAGGTGCGCGGTTCATCCAGGCCAGCAGCGCGGCCACGTACGGTGACGGTGCACAGGGGTACTCAGACGACCACGCGGGGCTCGATGCGCTGAAGCCGCTGAATCTGTATGCGCGGTCCAAACATGAGTTCGACTTGTGGGCCCGCGACAACGGAGCGCTCAACACAATCGCATCGCTGAAGTACTTCAACGTCTACGGCCCGAACGAATGGCACAAGGGCGACATGCGCTCGATGGTGTGCAAGGGGTATGAACAGATTCGCGACACCGGGCGCGTCAAGCTCTTCAAGAGCGACAGGCCCGAGTTCCCGGACGGCGGCCAGCGACGCGATTTCCTTTACGTGAAAGACGCGGTGGCCATGACGTTGTGGCTGCTCGACCATCCGGAACACCACGGCATTTTCAACGTCGGCAGCGGCGTGTCCACGGATTGGAACCGGTTGATGGGCGCCATCTTCGCGGCGCTCAACCTGCCGCCAGTCATCGAGTACTTCGACATGCCGGAGGCCATCGCGAAGGCGTACCAGTACGACACGTGCGCGGACATGACCAAGCTGCGCGCTGCGGGTTACACGGCTGCGGCCACGAGCGTGGAAGACGCGGTGCGCGAATACGTGGTGGACCACTTGGTGACGGGCAAGCATTTGGAACCCCGGTAA
- a CDS encoding carboxypeptidase regulatory-like domain-containing protein — MGDNDAIVVVVPSDLRGWVTGGMNSRLSATVRTSPTGSYTVAGLPSGDYRIVALSEDVAIEARDPAFMKQLAQLGDDLVATGGQRTQDLRTETRPLARHWRHRVRRIRPPQISAQRRRACWRPACSDFPSPHPTATPEASRTARLRPAQARSAELLSTEEAIRKPLRRATVQLSGVGLIPSRVATTDDEGRFVFRDLPEGRFSLSASKPPFVDAAYGATRQGRSGAPIALTAGQHVTGVSIRMIRGAVIEGTVRDGFGLPEEQAQVSIFQRRPGANGPLQLVLTSATPLPSDRRPRPAGSTGCLPGDYIIGA, encoded by the coding sequence ATGGGAGACAACGACGCGATCGTTGTCGTTGTTCCGTCTGACCTGCGTGGCTGGGTGACTGGAGGGATGAACTCGCGGCTGAGTGCGACTGTTCGTACCTCGCCGACCGGCAGCTACACCGTCGCTGGTCTACCGTCTGGTGACTATCGGATCGTTGCGCTCAGTGAAGACGTGGCCATTGAAGCGCGCGACCCTGCGTTCATGAAGCAATTGGCGCAACTGGGCGACGATCTCGTTGCGACAGGGGGACAGCGGACACAGGACCTGCGCACCGAGACGCGGCCTCTGGCGCGCCATTGGCGGCATCGCGTTCGCAGGATCAGACCGCCGCAGATTTCGGCCCAGCGGCGACGAGCGTGCTGGCGGCCCGCTTGTTCCGACTTCCCCTCGCCCCACCCAACCGCCACGCCCGAGGCGTCACGCACAGCCCGCCTACGACCGGCACAGGCGCGATCTGCGGAGTTGTTGTCCACCGAGGAAGCCATCCGGAAACCACTTCGTCGGGCCACGGTGCAGTTGAGCGGCGTGGGCCTCATCCCTTCGCGTGTGGCCACGACGGATGACGAGGGACGGTTTGTGTTTCGCGATTTGCCCGAAGGGCGCTTTAGTCTTTCAGCCAGCAAGCCACCATTTGTGGATGCCGCTTATGGCGCCACGCGACAAGGCCGCTCGGGTGCGCCTATTGCACTCACGGCCGGGCAGCACGTGACGGGAGTCTCCATCCGGATGATCCGCGGCGCGGTGATCGAAGGCACCGTACGGGATGGGTTCGGCTTGCCAGAGGAACAAGCCCAGGTATCCATCTTCCAGCGGCGGCCAGGCGCCAATGGCCCCCTGCAATTGGTATTGACGTCAGCGACGCCGCTGCCAAGTGACCGACGACCGCGGCCTGCAGGTTCTACGGGTTGCCTCCCCGGCGACTACATCATCGGGGCGTAA
- a CDS encoding carboxypeptidase regulatory-like domain-containing protein yields MKSVVAGGRDLSDVPLRVLADSGIDDLVITLTDRVTEITGLLTDAVGRPAPEFSILVFPVDRTQWGQGSRRRLPATRPASDGRYRVAGLPPGEYFMVALTEIDANEMYDVAFLESLIPAALKFALAEGEKKVQDLKLSGR; encoded by the coding sequence ATGAAGTCCGTGGTGGCGGGAGGTCGGGACCTCTCGGATGTTCCACTCAGAGTGCTCGCTGATTCCGGGATCGACGACCTCGTCATCACTCTCACCGATCGCGTGACTGAGATCACGGGATTGCTCACAGACGCCGTGGGGCGTCCGGCTCCAGAGTTCTCGATTCTTGTCTTTCCCGTCGATCGGACTCAGTGGGGGCAAGGGTCGCGTCGTCGCTTGCCCGCGACGCGACCGGCCAGTGATGGCCGGTATCGTGTGGCCGGCCTGCCTCCCGGCGAGTACTTCATGGTCGCCCTCACGGAAATTGATGCGAACGAGATGTACGACGTGGCGTTTCTGGAGTCTCTGATTCCCGCCGCGTTGAAGTTCGCGCTCGCAGAAGGCGAGAAGAAGGTGCAGGATCTGAAACTGTCCGGCCGGTAG
- a CDS encoding amidohydrolase family protein, translated as MCAVMALGAIAAVGGTQAAPPQATAQEYLLKPARVFDGNRVREGYVVHVRGERIIAAGPEAEVKAPGAEVMDLPGMTLLPGLIDAHSHVLLHPYDEAPWNTQVLNEPQSLRVARAVNHLKATLEAGFTTVRDLGTEGADYADVGLKQAVAQGIIPGPRLLIATRALIATGSYAPKGFAPEWSIPQGAQEADGVDALVRAVREQIGKGADWIKVYGDYRWGPRGEAQPTYSLDEMRLIVETARSSGRAVVVHASTPEGMRRAVLAGAETIEHGDGGTPEIFRLMAERGVALCPTLAAGDATAQYAGWKKGAAPEPAGITRKRESFKAALAAKVKIASGSDVGVFAHGDNVRELELMVAYGMPALDALRAATSVDADVLHMETQIGRIAPTLLADLVAVTGDPTMDIGALRKVSLVMKGGRIVRR; from the coding sequence ATGTGCGCGGTGATGGCCCTCGGGGCCATCGCGGCTGTGGGCGGCACCCAGGCCGCGCCGCCCCAGGCGACAGCCCAGGAATACCTGCTGAAGCCCGCGCGGGTCTTCGACGGCAACCGGGTGCGCGAAGGCTACGTGGTGCATGTGCGAGGCGAGCGGATCATCGCCGCGGGGCCGGAAGCCGAGGTGAAAGCACCAGGCGCGGAAGTGATGGACCTGCCCGGCATGACGCTGTTGCCGGGGTTGATCGACGCGCATTCGCACGTCCTGCTGCACCCCTACGACGAGGCCCCGTGGAACACCCAGGTGTTGAACGAGCCGCAGTCGCTTCGAGTGGCGCGTGCGGTCAATCACCTCAAAGCCACACTTGAAGCGGGCTTCACGACCGTGCGGGATCTGGGCACCGAAGGGGCCGACTACGCGGACGTGGGATTGAAGCAGGCCGTGGCGCAGGGCATCATCCCCGGCCCGCGGTTGCTCATCGCCACACGTGCGCTGATCGCCACCGGCAGCTATGCGCCAAAGGGCTTTGCGCCCGAGTGGTCCATTCCTCAGGGCGCACAGGAAGCCGACGGCGTGGATGCGCTCGTGCGGGCCGTGCGCGAACAGATCGGCAAGGGCGCAGACTGGATCAAGGTCTATGGCGACTATCGCTGGGGCCCGCGCGGCGAAGCCCAGCCCACCTACTCCCTCGACGAAATGCGCCTCATCGTCGAAACCGCCCGCAGCAGCGGCCGTGCGGTTGTCGTCCATGCGTCAACACCAGAGGGCATGCGCCGCGCGGTGCTGGCCGGCGCCGAGACCATTGAACACGGCGATGGGGGAACACCGGAAATATTCCGGCTGATGGCCGAGCGCGGCGTGGCTCTGTGCCCGACCCTGGCGGCAGGCGACGCCACGGCGCAGTACGCGGGCTGGAAGAAGGGCGCCGCACCCGAGCCTGCCGGCATCACGCGCAAGCGCGAAAGCTTCAAGGCCGCTCTGGCTGCCAAAGTGAAAATTGCCAGTGGCTCCGACGTCGGCGTGTTTGCCCATGGCGACAACGTCCGCGAACTGGAACTGATGGTGGCCTATGGCATGCCGGCGCTCGACGCGCTGCGCGCAGCCACGTCAGTAGACGCCGACGTGCTGCACATGGAAACCCAGATCGGCCGCATCGCGCCCACCCTGCTTGCCGATCTCGTGGCCGTGACCGGCGATCCGACGATGGATATCGGTGCGCTGCGGAAGGTGTCGCTTGTGATGAAAGGCGGGCGCATCGTGCGCCGATAG
- a CDS encoding thioredoxin family protein gives MRLLLAVVLSAMIPASIGALPQNPVVWSIERADTALLKPGATFTVLVKAEIEFGWHLYGTTQPSGGPIATQVWVADTAPFSQAGALGAETTIEGFDPNFNIVTQYYDDHTVFRVPVTIAAGAKDGRYTLTVNARYQSCNDTLCIPPRTQALRLALVVGNPAALPPAVSAPTASEAAPASEAVLTPSTAAAAAVAAETSAAPKRKVPDLAAADAATTLSAYVGLAALMGALSLLTPCVFPMVPITVSYFTNRAGRSRRDSIAHALVYGLGIVLTFTALGFALAILFGASGLNRFASNPWLNIGIALLFVTFAFSLFGVYEVALPSRVVTAASKASSGGGYGGTLLMGLAFTLTSFTCTAPFLGTLLVVAAQGDWQWPMVGMLAFSAVFALPFVGLALAPRLLASLPRSGSWLVGVKATMGLLELAAAMKFISNVDLVWGWGVFTRDVVLTTWIAIAAVLAVYLAGLVRLGHAPRMSRPGVGRLVATAAAVTLGVWLALGVSGRRLGELEAFLPPADAAHLAEGGELPWLVNDYDAALAQAAATGQRILVDFTGYTCTNCRWMEANMFPRPEVALEMSRFVRVRLYTDGQGELYERFQKMEEDMLGTVALPYYAVLDPDGQPVVAFGGLTRDAQQFVRFLQRGQTDTITQDYRRR, from the coding sequence GTGCGCTTGCTGCTCGCCGTCGTGCTGTCGGCGATGATCCCGGCCTCGATCGGGGCCCTGCCGCAGAACCCGGTTGTGTGGTCCATTGAGCGCGCCGACACCGCGCTCCTCAAGCCCGGAGCCACGTTCACGGTGCTGGTCAAGGCCGAGATCGAATTCGGCTGGCATCTGTATGGCACGACGCAGCCCTCCGGTGGCCCGATTGCGACGCAGGTGTGGGTGGCCGACACGGCACCGTTTTCGCAGGCCGGCGCGCTCGGCGCCGAAACCACCATCGAAGGCTTCGATCCGAACTTCAACATCGTCACGCAGTACTACGACGACCACACGGTCTTTCGCGTGCCCGTCACGATTGCCGCCGGTGCGAAGGACGGCCGCTACACGCTGACTGTGAACGCACGCTACCAGAGCTGCAACGACACGTTGTGCATTCCGCCGCGGACGCAGGCGCTTCGCCTCGCGTTAGTGGTGGGCAACCCCGCAGCGTTGCCGCCGGCCGTATCTGCGCCCACCGCTTCCGAAGCCGCGCCGGCATCGGAGGCGGTATTGACTCCATCAACGGCTGCAGCGGCGGCTGTTGCCGCGGAAACGTCTGCGGCTCCGAAGCGGAAGGTGCCGGACCTGGCGGCTGCCGACGCGGCGACGACGCTGAGCGCGTATGTGGGGTTGGCGGCACTGATGGGCGCGCTGTCGTTGCTCACGCCATGCGTGTTTCCCATGGTGCCAATCACGGTGTCGTATTTCACGAATCGGGCGGGGCGAAGCCGTCGCGACTCGATCGCCCATGCTCTGGTCTATGGCCTTGGCATCGTCCTCACGTTCACCGCGCTCGGATTTGCGCTGGCCATTCTATTCGGCGCCTCAGGGCTGAATCGATTCGCATCGAACCCGTGGCTCAACATCGGCATCGCGCTGCTGTTCGTGACGTTCGCGTTCAGTCTGTTCGGTGTCTACGAAGTGGCGCTGCCGTCGCGGGTGGTCACCGCCGCGTCGAAGGCCTCCAGCGGCGGAGGATATGGCGGCACGTTGCTGATGGGCCTCGCGTTCACGCTGACGTCATTCACCTGCACGGCGCCGTTCCTGGGCACACTGCTGGTGGTGGCGGCGCAGGGAGACTGGCAGTGGCCGATGGTCGGCATGCTCGCGTTTTCAGCGGTGTTCGCACTGCCGTTCGTGGGGCTGGCGCTCGCGCCGCGGCTGCTGGCGTCACTGCCGCGATCGGGTTCCTGGCTCGTGGGCGTGAAGGCCACCATGGGCCTGCTCGAACTGGCCGCCGCGATGAAGTTCATTTCAAACGTCGATCTGGTGTGGGGATGGGGCGTGTTCACGCGCGATGTCGTGCTCACCACATGGATCGCCATCGCCGCCGTGCTGGCGGTGTACCTGGCGGGGCTCGTCCGGCTTGGCCATGCCCCTCGCATGAGCCGCCCGGGCGTGGGCCGGCTGGTGGCGACCGCCGCTGCGGTCACGCTCGGTGTCTGGCTCGCGCTTGGCGTGTCAGGCCGGCGACTGGGTGAACTGGAAGCATTCCTGCCGCCCGCTGACGCGGCGCACCTCGCGGAAGGTGGCGAGCTGCCGTGGCTGGTCAACGACTACGACGCGGCGCTTGCGCAAGCCGCCGCCACCGGTCAGCGCATCCTGGTGGATTTCACCGGCTACACCTGCACCAACTGCCGGTGGATGGAAGCCAACATGTTTCCGCGGCCCGAGGTCGCGCTCGAGATGTCGCGCTTCGTGCGCGTGCGCCTCTATACAGACGGCCAGGGGGAGTTGTACGAACGCTTCCAGAAAATGGAGGAAGACATGCTCGGCACCGTCGCGCTGCCGTACTACGCCGTGCTCGATCCAGACGGCCAACCTGTGGTGGCGTTCGGAGGGCTGACCCGCGACGCGCAGCAGTTTGTGCGGTTTCTGCAACGGGGGCAAACCGACACGATCACGCAGGATTACAGGAGGCGCTGA
- a CDS encoding Dam family site-specific DNA-(adenine-N6)-methyltransferase: MSLATLPRPLRPPLKWAGGKRWQVPHLRPLWEPHRQRRLVEPFCGGLAVALGLMPERAVLNDANPHLINFYRWLQRGLRIKLPMENDEALFYQHRERFNALLEANKSDTSEAASLFYYLNRTGYNGLCRFNSRGLFNVPFGRYARIGYVTDFAAYKETFADWVFTLGDIEDLALERRDFVYADPPYDVEFTTYSKGGFSWDDQERTASALARHRGPVVLVNQATERIEQLYRKLGFAVRFLDAPRRISCTGDRTQVREILATRNL; this comes from the coding sequence ATGTCTCTAGCCACCTTGCCCAGGCCGTTACGGCCACCGCTCAAGTGGGCAGGGGGCAAGCGTTGGCAGGTGCCGCACCTGCGTCCCTTGTGGGAGCCACATCGCCAGCGCCGCCTGGTCGAACCGTTCTGCGGCGGACTGGCTGTCGCGCTGGGCCTGATGCCGGAGCGCGCGGTCCTGAATGACGCGAATCCACACCTCATCAACTTCTATCGGTGGCTTCAGCGCGGCTTGCGCATCAAGCTGCCGATGGAAAACGATGAGGCGCTCTTCTATCAGCATCGGGAGCGCTTTAACGCCCTGTTGGAAGCGAACAAGAGCGACACAAGCGAAGCCGCGTCGCTGTTCTACTACCTCAATCGGACCGGCTACAACGGACTGTGCCGTTTCAACAGTCGTGGTTTGTTCAACGTGCCTTTTGGCCGGTATGCCCGCATCGGCTACGTCACGGATTTCGCCGCTTACAAGGAGACGTTCGCTGACTGGGTGTTCACCCTGGGCGATATCGAAGACCTCGCCTTGGAGCGCCGCGACTTCGTGTACGCGGACCCGCCGTATGACGTGGAGTTCACCACCTACTCCAAGGGCGGCTTCTCGTGGGACGACCAGGAGCGCACGGCAAGCGCGCTGGCGCGACATCGGGGTCCGGTGGTCCTGGTGAACCAGGCGACAGAGCGCATTGAACAGCTTTATAGGAAGCTCGGGTTCGCCGTCCGGTTCCTCGACGCCCCTCGCCGCATCAGTTGCACGGGGGACCGCACGCAGGTCCGGGAGATCCTGGCGACACGCAACTTGTGA